The Patescibacteria group bacterium region AGATTAAGGCTTATGTTCTTAAGGATAAAACGTCCGGTATTCCGATAGGCAATCTCATAGAAAAATTCTTCTCCGGACATTATTTTTTCTGGAGCCTGGATGTTAAAATCAAGGGCAGCTGAAGTGCTCCGGCGGCTGATGAAATAATACAAGCCATACACGAGAGCAAACAATAAAACTAGAGACAAAAAACGGCGCCAGAGGCGTCCCCAAACTGAACGGCGACGCCTGACCTTCAAGGTTTTGACGTCAACCAGACTGCCATCCCTGTCCCTATATATCTCCGATAAATTAGTATCTATTTCCTGGTCCCGTGCCTCTTGTTTAACCAAACGGTTGAAATTTGCCACCTCCTGCTCATTGGGTACTGGGCGCTCGATAAAGTCAGCCAGGCTAGAGCTGGATTTTTTTTGCACTTTTAGAGAAGACAGATCTTTTTTAGAAGGCATATGTTTAAATAGTCTTTAATATTTTAATCATGCTTATTCCCTATCCTGCTTCAAGATAGTCGCAAAATATTTATCGCTATCCAAATCAAAACTTGTTTCCCAAACATAAGGTTCGTGACCGCTGGCCGCCGGATATCGCCAAACCAAAGGCCAATCCCCGCTAGCGCGCAGGTGTAGAGAAAATGCACTGGCCGCTGCACCTGCTTGTTTTTGTATTAGCAAGGAATAAGGCAAAAGGATGGCTTGCCTAGGATTCAGCCAACGGTTCAAGTCTTCTACCCAAGTATCCGCTTGCGGTCGGCTCAGAACATTAAAAGGCAAGCGGTATTTAAAGGTTAGAATTGATTCTTCTCCCGGATCGACCATAGTCCAATTCGCAAACACGGTCTTGCCGTTCTCTTGGTAGATCTTGGTGCCGCTCGCTGGATCGACGGCAAAGATATTCTCATACTTAGCTAAGGTCGGATTTATTTCCCAATCTGCTTCGGGCTTAGAGAAATAACTAGCGTCAGGCACAGAAAAACCGCTAGCCTGAAGGAGTTGGCTGCCAGAGGGCACATAGACGCGGAGCCAATCGACGTTACGCACTCCGCTAAAAATTTCGTTCTTAACACCGGCGTGCTGACGACGGATAGTCAAAGTATTAACTACGCTGCCATCGCTTAAAATATCGCTATCTAAATCTATCGTCTCCTTGATCCGACGATCGCTTTTTTGCCCGGCGATATTCGTATTGATCACCGCTAAATAATCATAATTACTGGGTCGCATTTCACCAGCCCAATTATGGTCAGAGACGATTTTCTGCAATTTAGGATCATTAAAATAAAACAGGATCTGCTTGCCGCTTAGATTCTTTTCGCTTAAAGACAGAAGCTTAATCAGATTATCCTTATCCAGATGACTCGGTAATTCTTCCAAAATCTTAGCCATCAAGTCGCCGATTATCTTCTTTGGCTTATTGGCAGTATTCTGCTCTAAACCCTGGTTAAGGACCAAGGATGAGCTAGCCAGCAAACTGGAAGAAGCCGTGGCCGCGCCGCTAATAAAGCCTTGGTTCTTAGTTTCCACGACAGTCTGGACGTTCTCCCAAAAGTTATCAGCATCAACCACGACGCCATATTCTTGTCTCAAGTCTATCGGACCGATGATCTTAAGCAGGTCTTCGATTACCGTGGGGGTAAAGCTGATGACGCCATCGACAGTCGGCCCGTCGCTCTTCTCATAGAACCACATGATATTTTGGGCGCTAGTCGGCCAATCCGGCCACCAATTACAATCCCAAAAATGCCACTGGGGATTAACCAACCAAAGAGGAGCCGGCGAGACGATCTTTTTTTTCAAACCAGCCTCGGTGTCATAGGAGCCGCCGCCGGGAACTTCCAGATTCTTTATCTTGCCATCCCTAATATCAACTAAGGCATAGCTGCCCAAAAAACCGCCGCTAGCCCTGAGTTCGGTGTTATTTTGAAAAACCAATAAATATCGCTTATCCTGGTTCAGACCCAAGAATTCATGCAAAGACCGCAGCGAGGAAATAAATGACCCCAGGCCCCGCGAAAGATCTTGGACCTGCTGATTGAGATTAGCGAATTCTGCTTGATACTCGGGGGGCAGATTGCTGATTTTGACCGCGGATAAGTTCTGACTGACTTGTTTTAAGTCACGCTCGGCTAAGCCGCCGTAATAGGAAAAATTTTCCAATATTTTCGCAATGTCTTGCTGAGGGTTATTGAATAAGCTATCAAGCGCCAAGCTGAGGTTCTTACCTAAGCTAGCGGCCGCGCTACCGGCGGCTAAGAGCTTCTTGCTTTCCGCCGCCATTTTGATTTCTGGATTCGAAGAAAGAGAAGCTAAGGATAATAAAGAATTATTAATCTTCTCCGCTTCGGACTGGGCGGCGAGGAATTTCTGGCCAGCGGCACTGAACTCTGAATTAGCGCCGGACCAATCCAGGCTAGCGGCTCGGTCGGCTCCGGCCAAGAAACTGCTAACTCCGGATTGAGAACGGGATAATATCCTTGATTTCAAAGCATCGAGATCGAAATAATAAGACATGACTTTGAAAGGGACGACTAAGACTAAGAGGATGATGATAAAATAAAAAATCTCCCACCATCTTTTATTGCGGCGGACAGGATGGAACAGATGAGGCGCTACTACGATTTGGTCTTTCACTCGAGAAATACGAATATGAGGAACGCGAGAATTTAAAACTTTAAAATGCTTGGCCGCTGAGCGCAGATAAAGGTTCACGAAAGAAGAGCGATGTCGAGACCAAGGCCTCAAGAACCCTTTTCTGCGCCTGGGTAATAATCTGGATGGTAATAAATAATGGGGGACGAAATGCCGCCAAGAAAATTTTTCGGCCTGTGACTGACGCCATTCTTTAGAGCTTAAAAAATCAGGTCCTAATCTCAATTTTTTTAAAATCGAGAAATTAAACAAACTAGACGCAGATCTTCGTTTGCCTTTGTTAGCTCGGCGTTTTGACTCTGGCTGAGCTAATTGCGCCTGGACTTCGTCCTTTTTTCGAGGCGACCTTAAATCTACGACAAAACTAGAGAAATTATTTTTCCTCCGAGGTGAATTAGAATAAATTGACCTATCATCTTGAAATTTCATGCCTTTAATGGATCTTTAGACTGCGCTTATAAACATCCAGGGTTTCTCGGGCGCACTCCCACCAATTATACAGCTTGGCTTGCTGATAACCCTTCTCTATCAAAGACTGGCGTAATCCCTGATTATCCAGAATAATTTTGGCTTTAGCGATAAAATCTTCTTCCTGATAAGGGTTAAAATAAAGGGCTGCTTCCCCTAAGACTTCGGGCAGACTGGATTGATTTGAGCTCAGGACTGGACATCCTTTAGCCATCGCTTCCAAGGGCGGTAAACCGAAACCCTCATAAAATGAGGGAAAAACATAAGCCGCGGCTCTCTGATATATGATTTCTAATTGCCTATCAGGCACGTAACCGGGAAAAATTACCGGGCTGTTAATATTATTCGCCTGCCACAGATTATGGCTGCTAGCATATTCTTTGATTCGCCGATAAAAATAATCGTCTTTACCCACCAAAACTAGGCGCAAATCCGGCTTGTCTTTTCTGAGCTCCATAAACACCCGGATAAGAGATTCTAGGTTCTTATGGGGATAGGCATTACCAACGTATAATAGGAATTGACGACTGATATTATATTTAGCCAGAACTTCTTGGTCGGCCATTTTAGCTACAAACAAAGAATCGTGGCCATGGCTCAGATTAGCTACGCCCTCATAAGTCACAGTAATCTTAGAAGCTTTGACTTTGAATTTATCGATAATGTCATTTTTAGTAAACTGGGAAACCGTAATTATCTGACGAGCCCGCTTGATAGCTGCTAAGATGACCAGGCGATAGGCGATATTTTTCAGAAAGTACATCAGGGGTGATAAAGTGCTGGCCCGACGGGTAGGAAACTTGGTTAGAATTAAATCATGGATGGTGACGATAAAAGGCTTAGGGGTTAAGATCGGCACGTTAAAATGAGGAAAATGAATAAGGTCTACCTTTTCTTTAGTTAAGC contains the following coding sequences:
- a CDS encoding glycosyltransferase family 1 protein — its product is MPAPEQKKIRLAVDARFYGPLGKGLGRYTQEIVDNIIKISQADESRPFEFIIFLSPDNFDEFLSDDPLVKKIKLNFRWYSLAEQILFPWRLTKEKVDLIHFPHFNVPILTPKPFIVTIHDLILTKFPTRRASTLSPLMYFLKNIAYRLVILAAIKRARQIITVSQFTKNDIIDKFKVKASKITVTYEGVANLSHGHDSLFVAKMADQEVLAKYNISRQFLLYVGNAYPHKNLESLIRVFMELRKDKPDLRLVLVGKDDYFYRRIKEYASSHNLWQANNINSPVIFPGYVPDRQLEIIYQRAAAYVFPSFYEGFGLPPLEAMAKGCPVLSSNQSSLPEVLGEAALYFNPYQEEDFIAKAKIILDNQGLRQSLIEKGYQQAKLYNWWECARETLDVYKRSLKIH
- a CDS encoding DUF4012 domain-containing protein; its protein translation is MKFQDDRSIYSNSPRRKNNFSSFVVDLRSPRKKDEVQAQLAQPESKRRANKGKRRSASSLFNFSILKKLRLGPDFLSSKEWRQSQAEKFSWRHFVPHYLLPSRLLPRRRKGFLRPWSRHRSSFVNLYLRSAAKHFKVLNSRVPHIRISRVKDQIVVAPHLFHPVRRNKRWWEIFYFIIILLVLVVPFKVMSYYFDLDALKSRILSRSQSGVSSFLAGADRAASLDWSGANSEFSAAGQKFLAAQSEAEKINNSLLSLASLSSNPEIKMAAESKKLLAAGSAAASLGKNLSLALDSLFNNPQQDIAKILENFSYYGGLAERDLKQVSQNLSAVKISNLPPEYQAEFANLNQQVQDLSRGLGSFISSLRSLHEFLGLNQDKRYLLVFQNNTELRASGGFLGSYALVDIRDGKIKNLEVPGGGSYDTEAGLKKKIVSPAPLWLVNPQWHFWDCNWWPDWPTSAQNIMWFYEKSDGPTVDGVISFTPTVIEDLLKIIGPIDLRQEYGVVVDADNFWENVQTVVETKNQGFISGAATASSSLLASSSLVLNQGLEQNTANKPKKIIGDLMAKILEELPSHLDKDNLIKLLSLSEKNLSGKQILFYFNDPKLQKIVSDHNWAGEMRPSNYDYLAVINTNIAGQKSDRRIKETIDLDSDILSDGSVVNTLTIRRQHAGVKNEIFSGVRNVDWLRVYVPSGSQLLQASGFSVPDASYFSKPEADWEINPTLAKYENIFAVDPASGTKIYQENGKTVFANWTMVDPGEESILTFKYRLPFNVLSRPQADTWVEDLNRWLNPRQAILLPYSLLIQKQAGAAASAFSLHLRASGDWPLVWRYPAASGHEPYVWETSFDLDSDKYFATILKQDRE